The genome window GCGGCGGtactctttatatataaaaaaaggatgcGTACAGTGACTAGGTGCCACTTGTCCAAAAAGTAAAGCatggcggctatactatttaaaaaaagaaagaaaaggaaaaaacaagtAGATGCTATTTCTTAACAAATTTCTAACAATTCTAGTATAGCCAAGTGGCTATACTGTATAAAGACCGGCCCTATGCTATGTTTCAAACATGTAaggccgtgcggctatactattgtttaaacaaaatgaaaaaacggctatagccgtgcggctatactatatatacacacacatataaaGACCTGCCCAGTGCCTACTAAggtttaaacaaaattacaaaacgaGTACAGCCGCCCAGCtataccaattttttttaaacggaaaaactgagtatagccgtgcagctataccttttaaaagaatatttattatattaattcaataatatgtgtgaattatgtgtataatacgtgaattttgtgtgtcatATTGAACTTTTTGTCAAAAACATGTGTATTAGAATTAAGAAATACATTATTAAACATGAAAGTGCTAAAATCTTTATATGGATAACGActctgaaaaaataaaaaatcaaaagggggAAATAGAGACTCGAGTAACACACACAAATGATTTCACAAAAAACTTAATAAAtcgaaattaattattttgtggaattttttatattaaataataattaaaatataattactaattaaaataattcaaaaaggctaagatattacctaattacatatattaaattaaacaagtaggccaaaaaaaaagagtaaagaaactaattttttttttttaaaaaaaaaaaacctctccgACAACATTTCGTTGAAACAGGCCTATGCCGGCAAAATGTTCGGGATTAAATATTCCTTTTAAACCGTATaaccgcgcggctatactgtttattCCTGCACACAAATAATTTGACCATTGATACTTCAACTCCAGAAGCAAACTTCCTTTCTTGTTTGGCTAATCTTACAAATTTGCAGAGATTGACCTTGTCAAATAATCCATTAAATGACACTCTTCCTATTTCCTTTGGGAATCTCTCCACATCACTTGTATATCTGGAATTAAGAAACTGTAGCATGAGGGGTAAGATTCCCGATGATATAGGCAACTTAAGCAACTTGATAGCCTTAGCTATGGgaaacaataaattaattggCTCAATACCAACCTCAGTGGGAATCTCCAAggtttgttaaaaaaaaatttatttaaaaaaaaaaaaaccgagtatagccggacggctgtactatttataaaattaaaaaaaaaaaaaaaaaaaagaaccgCCTAGCGAGTAGGCGCCTACGTGTCAAAGCAAGTATTGATGTTATGTTATACAAAGTAGTCTAATTTCTATGGTTGACTAATTcatgaagaggaagatgggATATTTGTAGCAGTGCTGCAGAGGAGGCCACAATGATCATGCAAGAACAACTGAGTAACAATCTGATATGCTCCATTACACTCAGATTGCATACAGGCTGGCATTTGTACTTTTGGGCCACCTGTTACATAATAAATTGCTTGCCTCAGCTTCTTTGGTTTGGTTATAACTTACAACCAAGGTTCAATTAATTCCAGTCTTCCCTATCATATAATTCCAAATTCAAGTTAAACAGAAATTTCAGAGAGTGTAAGACTTTTCTTTGTCTGGGCTTGAGCTTTCTTTGGTCATAAATTCAAATACCATTTTCCTTTCGGTCTGACTCAAGCATAGATGCAATCACCAAAACCTGCAATACATGATCATGAACACTTCAATGGAGAAATTGATGGTAGGGAGCTTAGGCACTGATTCGAGTAGTTTAATAGCAGATGAAAAGCAGAGGCTTCTACAGGAACATACATAAGCGATCAAGATTATAAAGTTCTGTAGGACAAATCTACATGACATAAAATGTTTCACCGGAGATGACAGGTTCTCACTGTCAAAAGGCTATAGCCTTGATCACGATGAGGTCCAAATCTCCTGATTATGTATAgaggtttgaattttttttttcaattcagCTGTATAGGCGGGTCTGGGTGGCACTAGGCGGGTCTGGGAGGCGCTAGGCGGATCTAGGCGGCGGGCGGGTCTAGGCGGACTAGGTGGGTCTAGGTGGCGCTAGGCGGATGTGGGTGCCAGGGTGGGTttggttcttttcttttgttctttaagCCTACGGCCTAGCGATTCTTCTTTGAAGCCGATATTTCGAGCAAGAACTGTATCAGATGCACCACCTTCTGACCCTAGCAATATTGTGTCATTGCAGGCACATTTCTGCAGCCACTTTCTTTTAGTCTATTCTTTCACTTCATTTTCCATTATGTTTATTGATGGGATTCAAAATTATGGCAGCTCATGTTTAAcaagtttgaatttgatgggAAACTGAATCCTACTTTTGTGCAAGGGGGATTTAAGCCCTTCcttcaaaattataaaaggCCATATGAGTCCACGAATATGGCAAATCACAAAATTGCACTCtcaccacacacacacacgagagagagagagagagagagagagagagagagagagagagagagagagaggagtttTATGCAAAGTGTGAGAGGGTGGGGAGGAGGGATGGTGATGCgatgggttttgggttggcGGAGGAGGCTGCTGCATGACTTAAAATGGATCTGGGCGGTGCTAGGCAGGTGTAGGCGGGTCAAGGCAGCGCTAGGCGGTGCTAGGCAGGTCAAGGCGGATCTGGGTGCTAGGGTGGTGTTAGACATGTAGATGTCTAACCCATTAAAGTGTGGTCTTATAATCATCAAAGGATTCTAAGACTTGATATCAATTAGGAGTTCAAAACAACTAAACCTGCAGCTCTATAAAGTTAGTGTTTTAAGGGTAATATAAGAGCTAGAAGGATTCCTATCTTAATTGTGGATTAGAAGTTATAAACCTAATGCAATAAGGACTTCTTAAGAGTTTCTTGATGGGCAAGACTCTTAGGAAgatgcatataaatacaagTGCCCCTGCTCAACCGATCAAGCCAACCAACAAAAAGAACTTGAAGACAAGACGGCATTGGCCGGAGGTTATTACGCCGTTAAGAATTCATGAGGGCTTTTATGCTTGGGATAGGTTCGACCTATCTGTTTATATTCACCCCATCTAGAATGAGTGTATGAAGGGATCGGATTGAGGAGATGTGCTCTTGTATATTCTCGATGTGTGTTCTATCATGTGCAGTCATTAATATAGTTTACAGGTGGGTCTGGTTCTTTAAGCCTACTGCCTAGGCGGATCTGGGTGCCAGGGATGGTGATgcaatgggttttgggtgggGGGAGGAGGCTGCTGCGCAGTAGGGGTTTAAAGTTGTTAGAAGGGGCGGCAAGAACAACTGAGTAACAATCTGATATTCTCCAATACAGTCAGATTGTATATAATAAATTGCTTGCCTCAGCTTCTTTGGTTGGTTATAACCAAGGTCCAATTAATTGCAGTCTTCCCTATAATATAATTCCAAATTCAAGTTAAACAGAAATTTCAGAGAGTGTAAGACTTTTCTTTGTCTGGGCTAGAGCTTTCTTTGGTCATATAATTCTTCCCCTCCATCCCATTTATGAGAAAATTCAAAtaccattttccttttggtcaGACTCAGGCATAGATGCAATCACCAAAACCTGCAACACATGATCATGAACACATTTTGTAAGAATCATGGCAATGAGGTAAATCCAAAAACTCAAACACATTTTGGAGTGTATCGTTTGGCTTACTTGGATTAGTCACGATGACGAGGTCAATGTCATTGAAGTCACAATTGTTGTGTCCATCGGTCTTATAGTAAAGATTCATGGCAAATGAGGCATGGTTTATCTTTTGGAGAGTACATGAACCATGTTCTAGTATCTTACTGCAATCTTTTAATATTCCACAAATGAAGTTAAGAAGTCCTGCAGTAGAGAGTCTGGAGTTCTTGGCCTAGGCACACACCAAGTACCCTCTCACTTCACCAAAGAAGAAGGCAATCTCTCTGAGGCCACTTGGAGTTGGAGAGCTACAAATTACAAGGACTTTGATTCATCCACATGAAATTAATAGTTGGAGAGCTAATCGTCCATCTTTGTTTAATGTTCGACTCTCTGGCTTCTAGAAAATACACGAAACTGTTTATGAAGCTTAGCATCACTGGAATTTATACGTTATTATACATATTATagtttaattaagaaaaacatGTGTCTTTTTTCTTACTCGTAGGAATTTTATAAACTATGTTAGTTAGACATATTTAAGGAATATATTTGTGATTCGTGAACTGTATTCAATACTAGGAGAATATAGGTCTAACATTGACTTGGACAAAGCAGggaaataacaaaaacccaacagGCTACAATGGAACATGGAAGCCGCTGTATCAGTAGTTTATTATTTGGCAGTgacttgaaaaaaattataataataaaaccaacatCTTACATGAAACCCCCGGCAATgaaaattctttttctttcagatCATTTAAAAGCTATTTAAACTTCGAACTTAATTCCTTCCTAAGCCAATCAGTTTAACAAAGAATTCTACAATTGCACGCATCTCGTCCAGCAACAGTCAATAGGCagtccaatccaatccaatggAGAGACAACCTGGTTTCCTCTTGACAATAATAACGTTGCTACTGCTGTGTATAACTAAAGGCCCAGTAGCAGCACGAATTACCAACTTCACCACAGATCAGTCTGCTCTTCTTGCTCCTCAAATCCCATATCACCAATGATCCTCACAACATCTTGACCACCAAATGGTCCATCACTACCTCTATTTGCAACTGGGTGGGCGTTACTTGCGGTGTACGCCACCTTAGAGTCACAGCCTTGAACCTTTCTTACATGGACCTCACAGGCACCATTCGTCCCCATATAGGCAACCTCTCATTTCTTGTTAAGCTGCACTTCAGAAATAACAGTTTCCATGGTACCTTGCCCCAGGAATTGGCCCATTTACTCGGACTGCAGTCGATTAACTTCGGATTCAACAATTTTATGGGAACCATTCCAGTGTGGTTCGGGTCCTTATCCAAACTTCAAGCCTTCAATATTTTTGGTAATCAGTTTTCAGGTTCCATGCCTGCTGCAATCTTCAACTTATCTGCACTGCAAGTATTTAATATGGAAAATAACCAGCTATCAGGCGCGCACCAACAACCATCTAAGGGCAACAAATAGATTTCATGAAAGCAACTTACTTGGCACTGGGGGTTTTGGCTCAGTATACAAAGGCACAATTTCAGATGGGATAGATGTTGCTGTAAAGGTTTTCAATTTACAGATTGAAGGGGCTTTCAAGAGTTTTGATAGTGAATGTGATGTGCTGAGCAATATTCGTCACCGAAATCTTATCAAAATCATCAGTTGTTGCAGTCAACCTGATTTCAGAGCCTTGGTACTACAATACATGTCTAATGGGAGCCTTGAGAATCAAAACTCTCCTTTGAATATCCTACAAAGGTTGAATATAATGACAGATGTTGCATCCGCATTGGAATACCTTCATCATGATCATGGTCCG of Prunus dulcis chromosome 4, ALMONDv2, whole genome shotgun sequence contains these proteins:
- the LOC117624261 gene encoding putative serine/threonine-protein kinase, whose translation is MVPCPRNWPIYSDCSRLTSDSTILWEPFQCGSGPYPNFKPSIFLVISFQVPCLLQSSTYLHCKYLIWKITSYQARTNNHLRATNRFHESNLLGTGGFGSVYKGTISDGIDVAVKVFNLQIEGAFKSFDSECDVLSNIRHRNLIKIISCCSQPDFRALVLQYMSNGSLENQNSPLNILQRLNIMTDVASALEYLHHDHGPNHVVHCDVKPGNILLDDDMVAHVADLGIARLLGEGDSMTQTMTLATIGYMAPEFGMEGIISTRGDVYSFGIVLMETFTRRKPTDEMFVGEMNLKQWIANSLLPDAAIVEVVDADLLGTEEDGDFVSRRDCLSSIMRLALACCAELPKERINMQEALVTLNKIKIKFLKDIKSSKHSA